In a single window of the Cucumis melo cultivar AY chromosome 11, USDA_Cmelo_AY_1.0, whole genome shotgun sequence genome:
- the LOC103497784 gene encoding putative ubiquitin-conjugating enzyme E2 39 → MASPSPSPSPPLDGEDKHPTTVDGGDEPNRSLSSPSPSPPSFSFKRFDIVSDYSDHHYADSNLFPNCIGSDVSKKIMREWKILERNLPESIFVRAYEERIDLLRAVIVGPSGTPYHDGLFFFDLAFTSDYPITPPMVYYHSYGLRLNPNLYEDGYVCLSLINTWDGKEEERWNPSISTVLQILISIQALVLNEKPYFNEPELEEEEADDQGEIYSDAYNKEVYLLCCEMMMRLMKNPVKNYEEFVRNYFGEKGERILAACEAYSDGRVRVGRYNENEKENNNINNNNNNNGETCKRGDVSAIFKALMEKTHRDLHAAFLHFCTSS, encoded by the coding sequence ATGGCTTCTCCATCTCCATCTCCATCTCCTCCTCTCGACGGCGAAGACAAACATCCGACCACCGTCGATGGCGGAGACGAACCAAACAGATCGCTTTCGTCTCCGTCTCCATCGCCACCGTCGTTCTCCTTCAAACGCTTCGACATCGTCAGCGACTACTCCGATCACCATTACGCCGATTCAAACCTCTTCCCGAACTGCATTGGATCAGACGTCTCGAAGAAGATCATGAGAGAATGGAAGATTCTCGAAAGAAATCTTCCGGAATCAATTTTCGTTCGCGCTTACGAAGAGCGAATCGATCTGTTAAGAGCAGTAATCGTCGGTCCATCCGGAACACCATATCACGACGGATTATTCTTCTTCGATTTAGCCTTCACTTCAGACTATCCAATTACTCCACCAATGGTGTATTACCATTCCTACGGATTGAGATTAAACCCTAACCTATACGAAGACGGTTACGTTTGCTTAAGTTTAATCAACACCTGGGatggaaaagaagaagagagatggaatccatcaatttcaacagTTCTACAGATTTTAATATCGATTCAAGCGCTGGTGTTGAATGAGAAGCCGTATTTCAACGAACCGgagttggaagaagaagaagcggaTGATCAAGGGGAGATTTACTCAGATGCGTATAATAAGGAAGTGTATTTGTTGTGTTGTGAGATGATGATGAGATTGATGAAGAATCCGGTGAAGAATTATGAAGAATTTGTGAGGAATTACTTTGGGGAAAAAGGGGAAAGGATATTGGCGGCATGTGAAGCATATTCCGATGGAAGAGTTAGGGTTGGGAGATacaatgaaaatgaaaaagagaacaacaacatcaacaacaacaataataataatggtgAGACCTGTAAACGAGGGGATGTTTCTGCCATTTTCAAGGCGTTAATGGAGAAGACACATCGGGATCTGCACGCAGCTTTTCTCCATTTCTGCACCTCCTCGTAG
- the LOC103497783 gene encoding probable protein phosphatase 2C 42 isoform X1, whose amino-acid sequence MLRGFMNLLSLCWKPFGHPTDNFTSVGVIGTNCGAKDTKDTLLWFYDYGHYASGDFSMAVVQANQVLEDQSQIESGPFGTFLGIYDGHGGPDAARYVCDNLFRRFQEEHQGVVTRETILNAFRRTEEGFTAVVSELWSTRPQIATVGTCCLVGVIHEQTLYIASLGDSRAVLGKKVGNTGEIAAIQLSTEHNANLEEIRQELSVMHPNDPQIVVQRHGVWRVKGIIQVSRSIGDVYLKHAQYNNERINAKFRLPEPIDMPILTAVPTIIAHPLHQNDSFLIFASDGLWEHLTNEKAVDIVHNHPRAGSAKRLVKAALQEAARKREMRYSDLRKIDKKVRRHFHDDISVIVLFFNHDLISRNNVLLDQPLSVRSAYDH is encoded by the exons ATGCTCCGGGGATTCATGAATCTGCTCTCTCTTTGTTGGAAGCCTTTTGGGCATCCTACTGATAATTTCACCTCTGTTGGTGTTATTGGGACCAATTGTGGTGCCAAAGACACCAAAGACACCTTACTTTGGTTCTATGATTATGGTCATTATGCTTCCGGTGATTTCTCCATGGCTGTTGTTCAAGCCAACCAAGTCCTTGAAGACCAGAGCCAAATTGAATCTGGCCCTTTTGGTACTTTCCTCGGTATCTACGATGGTCATGGCGGCCCTGACGCCGCTCGTtatgtttgtgataatttgtttAGACGTTTCCAAg AAGAACATCAGGGAGTTGTGACTCGTGAAACCATTCTGAACGCTTTCCGTCGAACAGAAGAAGGGTTCACGGCTGTTGTGTCAGAGTTATGGAGTACTCGACCCCAGATAGCAACAGTTGGGACGTGCTGTCTAGTAGGGGTTATACACGAGCAGACACTCTACATTGCGAGCCTGGGGGACTCTCGTGCTGTGTTAGGGAAGAAAGTTGGCAACACCGGTGAGATTGCTGCCATTCAATTATCAACTGAGCATAATGCAAATCTTGAGGAAATCAGGCAAGAGTTAAGCGTGATGCATCCAAATGATCCGCAAATTGTGGTTCAAAGACATGGAGTTTGGAGAGTGAAAGGAATTATACAG GTTTCTAGATCCATTGGGGATGTCTATTTGAAGCATGCTCAGTATAATAATGAAAGAATCAATGCTAAATTTAGGCTTCCTGAGCCAATTGATATGCCTATATTGACTGCTGTACCTACAATTATTGCTCACCCTCTTCATCAAAACGATTCTTTTCTCATATTTGCATCCGATGGACTTTGGGAACACCTAACCAATGAAAAAGCAGTGGATATTGTTCATAATCATCCACGTGCA GGAAGTGCAAAAAGGCTTGTGAAGGCAGCCCTTCAAGAAGCAGCTCGAAAAAGAGAAATGCGGTATTCAGATCTCCGAAAGATTGACAAGAAGGTTCGGCGTCATTTTCACGATGACATTAGTGTTATCGTTTTATTTTTCAACCACGATCTTATATCCAGAAACAATGTCCTCCTAGATCAACCATTATCAGTAAGAAGTGCTTATGATCATTGA
- the LOC103497783 gene encoding probable protein phosphatase 2C 42 isoform X2, which translates to MLRGFMNLLSLCWKPFGHPTDNFTSVGVIGTNCGAKDTKDTLLWFYDYGHYASGDFSMAVVQANQVLEDQSQIESGPFGTFLGIYDGHGGPDAARYVCDNLFRRFQEHQGVVTRETILNAFRRTEEGFTAVVSELWSTRPQIATVGTCCLVGVIHEQTLYIASLGDSRAVLGKKVGNTGEIAAIQLSTEHNANLEEIRQELSVMHPNDPQIVVQRHGVWRVKGIIQVSRSIGDVYLKHAQYNNERINAKFRLPEPIDMPILTAVPTIIAHPLHQNDSFLIFASDGLWEHLTNEKAVDIVHNHPRAGSAKRLVKAALQEAARKREMRYSDLRKIDKKVRRHFHDDISVIVLFFNHDLISRNNVLLDQPLSVRSAYDH; encoded by the exons ATGCTCCGGGGATTCATGAATCTGCTCTCTCTTTGTTGGAAGCCTTTTGGGCATCCTACTGATAATTTCACCTCTGTTGGTGTTATTGGGACCAATTGTGGTGCCAAAGACACCAAAGACACCTTACTTTGGTTCTATGATTATGGTCATTATGCTTCCGGTGATTTCTCCATGGCTGTTGTTCAAGCCAACCAAGTCCTTGAAGACCAGAGCCAAATTGAATCTGGCCCTTTTGGTACTTTCCTCGGTATCTACGATGGTCATGGCGGCCCTGACGCCGCTCGTtatgtttgtgataatttgtttAGACGTTTCCAAg AACATCAGGGAGTTGTGACTCGTGAAACCATTCTGAACGCTTTCCGTCGAACAGAAGAAGGGTTCACGGCTGTTGTGTCAGAGTTATGGAGTACTCGACCCCAGATAGCAACAGTTGGGACGTGCTGTCTAGTAGGGGTTATACACGAGCAGACACTCTACATTGCGAGCCTGGGGGACTCTCGTGCTGTGTTAGGGAAGAAAGTTGGCAACACCGGTGAGATTGCTGCCATTCAATTATCAACTGAGCATAATGCAAATCTTGAGGAAATCAGGCAAGAGTTAAGCGTGATGCATCCAAATGATCCGCAAATTGTGGTTCAAAGACATGGAGTTTGGAGAGTGAAAGGAATTATACAG GTTTCTAGATCCATTGGGGATGTCTATTTGAAGCATGCTCAGTATAATAATGAAAGAATCAATGCTAAATTTAGGCTTCCTGAGCCAATTGATATGCCTATATTGACTGCTGTACCTACAATTATTGCTCACCCTCTTCATCAAAACGATTCTTTTCTCATATTTGCATCCGATGGACTTTGGGAACACCTAACCAATGAAAAAGCAGTGGATATTGTTCATAATCATCCACGTGCA GGAAGTGCAAAAAGGCTTGTGAAGGCAGCCCTTCAAGAAGCAGCTCGAAAAAGAGAAATGCGGTATTCAGATCTCCGAAAGATTGACAAGAAGGTTCGGCGTCATTTTCACGATGACATTAGTGTTATCGTTTTATTTTTCAACCACGATCTTATATCCAGAAACAATGTCCTCCTAGATCAACCATTATCAGTAAGAAGTGCTTATGATCATTGA
- the LOC103497782 gene encoding uncharacterized protein LOC103497782, with amino-acid sequence MLHFSLIHTILYPSNSQTNHKGFVVMIMMKRVLLLFAALLLLLMADAAMSNVVEKKGARKLAQGSGDRRIPKAGVFNDANEPELKKTDVAPDDVVANNIDNDDNEDDDVNLGYKNYGKGSDTETHRYFSSDKPYRP; translated from the exons ATGCTTCATTTTTCCCTAATTCATACCATATTATATCCTTCCAATTCTCAAACAAATCACAAG GGTTTTGTAGTGATGATTATGATGAAGAGGGTGCTTCTTCTCTTTGCTGCCTTGTTGTTGCTCCTCATGGCAGACGCCGCGATGTCCAACGTTGTTGAAAAAAAGGGTGCACGTAAGCTAGCTCAAGGCAGCGGTGACCGAAGAATCCCCAAAGCAGGAGTGTTCAATGATGCAAATGAGCCTGAACTTAAGAAGACTGATGTTGCTCCTGACGATGTTGTAGCTAACAACATCGATAATGATGACAATGAAGACGACGATGTAAATCTTGGTTATAAAAATTACGGAAAGGGCTCTGACACCGAAACTCACCGATACTTCTCGAGTGATAAGCCGTATAGGCCCTAG
- the LOC103497781 gene encoding uncharacterized protein LOC103497781 — translation MEKRMKDHQTPQREQTTNRRSRKPQKIAKCLTASFSSLSEDKIHSISKENSSPISVVSDVNQISDIDSSFLQGVNPEFSACCDTSLFPDLSPSSVVSFDNELLDKVSVDFSGSNDMNEASAGSLEAEIAVNSLRRALTQVLLSTDVDHQSKKLIDASMRIIVDDFLAIPQERDRIAQLISVKNYVLSMCVFLWIIVLAIAFFVGSGVKSSFTGPLPT, via the exons ATGGAGAAAAGGATGAAAGACCATCAAACTCCACAGAGAGAACAAACCACAAATCGTAGATCAAGGAAGCCTCAGAAG ATCGCCAAATGCTTGACTGCCTCATTTTCATCACTTTCCGAAGACAAAATCCACTCAATTTCGAAAGAGAACTCCTCTCCGATCTCTGTTGTCTCAGACGTCAATCAGATTTCAGATATTGATAGT AGTTTCTTGCAAGGTGTTAATCCGGAATTTTCTGCTTGCTGCGATACCTCGCTTTTTCCCGATTTATCTCCATCTTCAGTCGTCAGTTTTGACAATGAACTGCTTGACAAGGTTTCAGTTGATTTTTCTGGATCTAATGATATGAATGAAGCAAGCGCGGGCTCATTAGAGGCAGAGATTGCTGTGAATTCTCTACGGCGTGCTTTAACTCAAGTCCTGCTATCTACGGATGTTGATCATCAGTCTAAGAAGCTTATAGATGCATCTATGCGTATCATTGTGGACGACTTCCTTGCTATACCTCAAGAGCGAGATCGGATTGCTCAACTTATTTCTGTCAAAAATTATGTTCTCTCTATGTGTGTATTTCTGTGGATCATCGTCTTGGCTATAGCTTTCTTTGTCGGTTCGGGAGTCAAGAGCTCTTTCACTGGACCATTGCCAACTTGA
- the LOC103497780 gene encoding transcription factor bHLH147-like, protein MASSVLSNSDRARESSSRKQKKKKSHGNRDHHQSQNHHIKWKSQAQQEIYSSKLVRALNQVRLSPSNEAPPRRGRAVREAADRVLAVAAKGRTRWSRAILTNRLKLKFRKAPRRQRSTSSAGNNRSKKPRVSVLRLRGKSLPAVQRKVRVLGRLVPGCRKEPLPVILEEATDYIAALEMQVRAMSALAELLSASTSAAGSSSSPPS, encoded by the coding sequence ATGGCGTCATCTGTTCTTTCGAACTCCGATCGTGCACGGGAGTCTTCTTCGAGGaagcaaaagaagaagaaaagccaTGGCAATAGAGATCATCATCAAAGCCAGAATCATCATATTAAATGGAAATCTCAAGCTCAACAGGAAATTTACTCATCCAAGCTAGTGCGAGCATTGAATCAAGTCAGACTCAGTCCTTCAAACGAGGCGCCGCCACGCCGCGGCAGAGCTGTACGTGAAGCCGCCGATAGAGTCCTTGCCGTTGCCGCCAAGGGGAGAACTAGATGGAGTCGAGCCATATTAACGAACAGGTTGAAGCTGAAGTTTAGGAAGGCGCCAAGGAGACAGAGATCAACATCCAGCGCTGGAAACAACCGCTCAAAGAAACCTAGAGTCAGCGTATTGCGGTTGAGAGGGAAATCCTTGCCGGCGGTACAAAGGAAAGTTAGGGTCCTTGGTCGGCTGGTTCCCGGTTGCCGGAAAGAACCATTGCCGGTTATTCTGGAAGAAGCTACCGATTACATAGCTGCACTTGAAATGCAAGTTCGGGCCATGAGTGCCCTTGCTGAGTTGCTCTCGGCTTCAACTTCTGCTGCAGGCTCTAGTTCATCTCCTCCAAGCTGA